The Microcoleus sp. FACHB-831 sequence GCAGTAATTTGGATACTTCCCGAATTATTGCGCGAAGCAATTTAGCTTTGGTCTGCCCTGTGTACTCAGCTAACTCTGATAGTTGCTCGTAGGTTTCTGGGTCAAGGTCAAGCGTGATTCGGGTTTTTGAGGGGACTTGCTTCTTCAGCTTTTCTAGCAGGTTTTCTTC is a genomic window containing:
- a CDS encoding ribbon-helix-helix domain-containing protein, which produces MSKKKPRHSLTDLVSQFSSLSNLEPKAAPASKQKTKGKKTAPTQEEENLLEKLKKQVPSKTRITLDLDPETYEQLSELAEYTGQTKAKLLRAIIREVSKLLQN